In Desulfuromonas sp. KJ2020, a single window of DNA contains:
- the lptG gene encoding LPS export ABC transporter permease LptG — protein MTILNRYILSIYIRIFFLASATFVGIYLLVDFFEKVDNFIEHGASASQYLLYFGNKIPLIISQVTPLAVLMAVFMTVGSLTRTNELTAMKSCGLSLLRMTWPLLLASLLTAMAILAINEYLLPLSVKTTNTIYEEEVRGRKSIVFKRDRLWFREGADIVNISLVEPENQTITGLTIYHVDEQFRLTRRTDAASGDYTADRGWAFQQVTHREFDPRSGEMFDEKKLAQAVLPLSKTPEDFRESEPDLETLNFRQLSALVSKMESEGHSPIRYKVDMHSRLATPFANVIMAVLGIPFALQRGRQTNVATGVALSIVIGFAYYVIMAAMQAFGYSGVAPPAVAAWSAHVLFALIGGWMLLSTRS, from the coding sequence GTGACCATACTCAACCGCTACATCCTGTCTATCTACATCCGGATCTTTTTTCTGGCCAGCGCCACTTTTGTGGGCATCTACCTGCTGGTCGACTTTTTCGAAAAAGTGGACAACTTCATTGAGCATGGCGCCTCCGCTTCCCAGTACCTGCTCTATTTCGGCAACAAAATCCCGTTGATCATCAGCCAGGTCACCCCGCTGGCCGTCCTCATGGCTGTCTTCATGACCGTTGGCAGCCTCACACGGACCAATGAGTTAACGGCTATGAAATCCTGCGGGCTGAGCCTCCTCCGCATGACCTGGCCTTTGCTTCTGGCCTCCCTCCTGACAGCAATGGCCATTCTGGCTATCAACGAATACCTCCTCCCCTTAAGTGTCAAGACCACCAATACGATTTATGAGGAAGAGGTCAGAGGACGAAAGTCCATCGTCTTCAAACGGGATCGACTCTGGTTCCGGGAGGGAGCCGACATCGTCAATATCAGCCTGGTCGAACCGGAGAATCAAACCATAACCGGATTGACCATCTATCATGTCGATGAACAGTTTCGGCTGACCCGACGCACCGATGCAGCTTCCGGCGATTATACCGCGGACAGAGGCTGGGCTTTCCAGCAGGTCACGCACAGAGAGTTTGATCCCCGCTCTGGAGAGATGTTCGACGAAAAAAAGCTGGCCCAGGCAGTTCTGCCCCTGTCCAAGACTCCTGAAGATTTCAGAGAAAGCGAACCGGATCTGGAAACCCTCAACTTTCGTCAACTTTCTGCTCTGGTCAGTAAAATGGAAAGCGAGGGTCATAGCCCGATACGCTACAAGGTGGATATGCATTCGCGCCTAGCCACGCCCTTTGCCAACGTCATTATGGCCGTGCTCGGCATTCCTTTTGCGCTACAGAGAGGGAGGCAGACCAATGTGGCCACGGGGGTGGCCCTGAGCATTGTCATCGGCTTCGCCTACTACGTCATCATGGCCGCTATGCAGGCTTTCGGTTATTCGGGCGTGGCTCCCCCCGCTGTGGCCGCCTGGTCCGCCCATGTCCTCTTTGCCCTGATTGGCGGCTGGATGCTGCTGTCGACCCGCAGCTGA
- the ahcY gene encoding adenosylhomocysteinase, translated as MTGKDFKVRDMSLARWGRQEIEIAETEMPGLMALRQEFGASKPLKGARIAGCLHMTIQTAVLIETLIELGAEVRWSSCNIFSTQDHAAAAIAEAGIPVYAWKGETEEEYWWCVERTIEGPDGWRPNMLLDDGGDLTQVMHEKYPELMTQVKGLSEETTTGVHRLYQMEKTGTLKCPAFNVNDSVTKSKFDNLYGCRESLADGIKRATDVMVAGKVVVVAGYGDVGKGCAQAMRGLGARVLITEIDPIISLQAVMEGYQVVTMETAAPLGDIFVTTTGCRDVINRQHMDAMRDQAIVCNIGHFDLEIDIASIRDLEWINIKPQVDHVVFPDGKRLIVLAEGRLVNLGCATGHPSFVMSASFTNQVMAQVELWTNPDNYENKVYMLPKVLDEKVARLHLGRLGVELTTLTPAQAEYLGVPVDGPYKPDFYRY; from the coding sequence ATGACAGGCAAGGATTTTAAGGTTAGAGATATGTCTCTGGCCCGGTGGGGCAGGCAGGAAATTGAGATTGCCGAAACGGAAATGCCCGGACTGATGGCGCTTCGCCAGGAGTTCGGTGCGAGCAAGCCGCTTAAAGGGGCCCGCATTGCAGGCTGCCTGCACATGACCATCCAGACCGCCGTGCTGATCGAAACCCTCATTGAACTGGGCGCCGAAGTGCGCTGGAGTTCCTGCAATATTTTTTCTACCCAGGACCATGCCGCTGCCGCTATCGCTGAGGCCGGGATCCCCGTGTATGCCTGGAAGGGGGAGACGGAAGAGGAATACTGGTGGTGCGTCGAACGGACGATTGAGGGGCCCGATGGCTGGCGTCCGAACATGCTGCTCGATGATGGGGGCGATCTCACCCAGGTGATGCATGAAAAATATCCCGAGCTCATGACGCAGGTCAAAGGGTTGTCTGAAGAGACGACGACCGGAGTTCACCGTCTTTATCAGATGGAAAAAACCGGTACGCTGAAGTGCCCCGCCTTCAACGTTAACGATTCGGTGACCAAAAGCAAGTTCGACAATCTGTACGGCTGTCGCGAGTCGCTGGCCGATGGCATCAAACGAGCCACGGACGTCATGGTGGCGGGCAAAGTGGTCGTCGTGGCCGGCTATGGTGATGTCGGCAAAGGTTGTGCTCAGGCCATGCGCGGTCTCGGGGCTCGCGTGCTGATCACCGAAATCGACCCCATTATTTCCCTGCAGGCTGTCATGGAAGGGTATCAGGTTGTCACCATGGAAACGGCGGCTCCCCTGGGGGATATTTTCGTCACCACCACCGGTTGCCGCGACGTCATCAACCGCCAGCACATGGATGCCATGCGAGATCAGGCCATCGTCTGCAATATCGGCCACTTCGATCTGGAAATCGATATCGCTTCGATCCGCGACCTGGAATGGATCAATATCAAGCCGCAGGTCGACCATGTCGTCTTTCCCGATGGTAAGCGGCTGATCGTGCTGGCTGAGGGGCGCCTGGTCAATCTCGGCTGCGCCACCGGTCATCCTTCTTTTGTCATGTCGGCCTCCTTTACCAACCAGGTTATGGCGCAGGTGGAATTGTGGACCAACCCGGACAACTACGAAAATAAGGTCTATATGCTACCTAAGGTGCTGGATGAAAAGGTGGCCCGTCTTCACTTGGGCCGGCTCGGCGTCGAATTGACGACTCTGACCCCGGCGCAGGCGGAATATCTCGGCGTGCCGGTGGACGGCCCTTACAAGCCGGACTTTTATCGCTATTGA
- the rpsB gene encoding 30S ribosomal protein S2: protein MSQISMKQLLEAGVHFGHQTRRWNPKMKPYIFGARNGIYIIDLQKTVRYFKNAYSFIKETVERGDKVLFVGTKKQAQDAIKEESLRAEQYFVNDRWLGGMLTNFSTIKGSIDRLKKIETMSTDGTYDLLPKKEVLQLEREKTKLEKSLGGIKSMAKMPGAIFVIDPKKETIAVKEARKLGIPVVAVVDTNCDPDDIDYLIPGNDDAIRAIRLFTARIADACVEGGQAREAAIRTKQEGADEAPEEAAAKEAPAQETPVEA, encoded by the coding sequence ATGTCTCAGATCAGCATGAAGCAACTGCTGGAAGCCGGTGTCCATTTCGGCCACCAGACCCGTCGTTGGAACCCCAAGATGAAGCCCTATATCTTCGGGGCGCGCAATGGTATTTATATCATTGACCTGCAGAAAACCGTTCGTTACTTCAAAAATGCCTACAGCTTCATTAAGGAGACCGTAGAGCGTGGTGACAAGGTTCTTTTTGTCGGGACCAAAAAACAGGCCCAGGATGCCATCAAGGAAGAGAGCCTGCGGGCTGAGCAGTATTTTGTCAATGACCGCTGGCTCGGTGGCATGCTCACGAACTTCTCTACCATCAAGGGGAGCATCGATCGTCTCAAGAAGATTGAGACCATGAGCACGGACGGTACCTACGATCTTCTGCCCAAAAAAGAAGTCCTGCAGCTTGAGCGGGAAAAAACCAAGCTTGAAAAGAGCCTTGGCGGCATCAAGAGCATGGCCAAAATGCCCGGTGCTATCTTCGTGATTGATCCCAAGAAAGAAACTATCGCGGTCAAAGAAGCCCGTAAGCTGGGTATTCCGGTTGTTGCAGTCGTCGACACCAACTGCGATCCTGACGATATCGACTATCTCATCCCCGGCAATGACGACGCTATCCGGGCCATTCGTCTGTTCACTGCCCGTATTGCCGATGCCTGCGTAGAAGGTGGTCAGGCCAGGGAAGCCGCGATTCGTACCAAACAGGAAGGCGCTGACGAGGCTCCGGAAGAGGCCGCTGCAAAAGAGGCCCCTGCTCAGGAAACTCCGGTGGAAGCCTGA
- the tsf gene encoding translation elongation factor Ts has protein sequence MANITASMVSELRAKTGAGMMDCKKALTEANGDMEEAVSILRKKGLSAAAKKAGRAAAEGMVVADGNDSVGVLVEVNAETDFVAKNEAFQKFCAGVASLVVEKAPADVDALMSLDYPGTGRTVLEEQNHQVATIGENIGVRRFARFEAPAAVEATYIHGVGKIGVLIELTTDKKNEAKVADVARQLAMHVAAANPQYLNREAVPAEVVEKEKEIMRVKALNSGKPEKIIDKIIEGQINKFFGEVCLVEQAFVIDPDLTINKVLGNLGKEIGSDVQLSRFVRYQLGEGLEKKQDDFAAEVAALSSN, from the coding sequence GTGGCAAATATTACTGCATCAATGGTTTCCGAACTGCGCGCCAAGACCGGCGCGGGGATGATGGATTGCAAAAAAGCGCTGACCGAGGCCAACGGCGACATGGAAGAAGCAGTCAGCATCCTGCGCAAAAAAGGTCTTTCCGCCGCCGCTAAAAAGGCCGGCCGCGCTGCGGCTGAAGGGATGGTCGTGGCTGATGGCAATGACTCGGTGGGTGTGCTGGTTGAAGTCAACGCCGAAACGGATTTTGTAGCCAAAAACGAAGCCTTTCAGAAGTTCTGCGCCGGAGTAGCCAGCCTTGTCGTCGAAAAGGCCCCGGCTGATGTTGACGCCCTGATGTCTCTCGACTATCCCGGTACGGGCCGTACCGTTCTGGAAGAGCAGAATCATCAGGTCGCCACTATCGGCGAGAATATCGGTGTGCGGCGCTTCGCCCGTTTCGAGGCACCTGCTGCCGTCGAAGCCACCTATATTCACGGGGTTGGTAAGATCGGCGTGCTGATTGAGTTGACCACTGACAAAAAAAACGAGGCCAAAGTCGCCGACGTGGCCCGCCAACTGGCCATGCACGTGGCCGCCGCCAATCCCCAATACCTGAACCGGGAGGCCGTGCCTGCCGAGGTGGTTGAAAAAGAAAAAGAAATTATGCGGGTTAAAGCCCTTAACAGCGGCAAGCCTGAAAAAATCATCGACAAAATCATCGAGGGACAGATCAACAAGTTCTTCGGTGAAGTCTGTTTGGTTGAGCAGGCTTTTGTCATCGATCCTGATCTGACGATCAACAAGGTTCTGGGCAATCTCGGCAAGGAAATCGGCAGCGACGTTCAGCTGTCGCGCTTTGTCCGTTATCAGCTTGGCGAAGGTCTGGAGAAGAAGCAGGATGATTTCGCTGCGGAAGTGGCGGCTCTGAGCAGCAACTAA
- the lptF gene encoding LPS export ABC transporter permease LptF: MPASRIHRYIAKEIATPALLGLSVFTLMILMGRIIRLVEMVLNKGVPAKEIFLLFAYLLPAFLVITIPLSFLLGVLLGFGRLSSESETVALKASGLSLYGMLKPVFLLAAMASVLTGALTLYGEPAGNTAFRSKVFEIAASRATVGISPKIFNDEFDGLVLYTNEFDAQNGLMTGVFISDQRTDSEASTIFAKQGRIFSDPGKYTLTLRLENGNIHRTPKSAQGDSYQTIAFSAYDISLNMGKELEDGQTVKKKDKDLSHSELATAIREAKTEEESRRYRVQWHKRLVLPLAPLLFALIGIPLGIQSHRSGKGGGFAIGLIVFLVYYILFSFTKTLATEGILPLIPTMWAPTMLFLAGGLYLLHLAAMERRFVLLDLLLEGMDRFRRLIQRKR, from the coding sequence ATGCCAGCCTCCCGAATTCACCGATACATTGCGAAGGAAATAGCGACCCCAGCCCTGCTGGGTCTGAGCGTCTTTACCCTGATGATCCTCATGGGCAGGATCATCAGGCTGGTCGAGATGGTGCTTAACAAAGGGGTGCCGGCGAAAGAGATATTCCTCCTTTTCGCCTATCTGCTTCCCGCATTTCTGGTTATCACCATTCCGCTTTCTTTTTTGCTGGGAGTGCTGCTCGGGTTCGGACGACTCTCTTCCGAGAGTGAAACGGTTGCCCTCAAGGCTTCCGGCCTTAGCCTGTACGGCATGCTCAAACCCGTTTTTCTGCTGGCAGCCATGGCCTCCGTACTGACAGGAGCGCTGACCCTCTATGGCGAACCGGCTGGCAATACGGCTTTTCGCAGTAAAGTTTTCGAAATTGCCGCCAGTAGGGCCACGGTGGGCATCTCCCCCAAGATTTTCAACGACGAATTTGATGGCCTTGTCCTGTATACCAACGAATTTGACGCACAGAACGGCCTGATGACGGGCGTTTTTATTTCTGACCAACGTACGGACAGCGAAGCCTCGACAATCTTCGCGAAACAAGGGCGCATTTTTTCGGACCCGGGAAAATACACCCTGACCCTTCGCCTCGAAAACGGCAACATCCATCGTACGCCAAAATCGGCCCAGGGAGACAGCTACCAGACCATCGCTTTTTCCGCTTACGACATCAGCCTCAATATGGGAAAAGAGCTCGAAGACGGCCAGACCGTCAAAAAAAAGGATAAGGACCTGAGCCATTCCGAATTGGCCACCGCGATCAGGGAGGCCAAAACCGAGGAAGAAAGCCGGCGCTACCGCGTCCAGTGGCACAAGCGCCTGGTTTTGCCCCTGGCCCCGCTCCTTTTTGCCCTTATCGGCATTCCGCTCGGCATCCAGTCCCATCGCTCCGGCAAAGGAGGGGGATTCGCCATTGGACTGATCGTCTTTTTGGTCTATTACATCCTTTTTTCCTTTACCAAAACACTGGCCACCGAAGGAATTCTGCCATTAATTCCCACAATGTGGGCTCCGACGATGCTTTTCCTGGCCGGCGGCCTCTACCTTCTACATCTAGCGGCCATGGAGAGACGTTTCGTTCTTCTCGATCTTCTTCTTGAAGGCATGGATCGATTCCGTCGCCTTATTCAACGCAAGAGATAG